The sequence below is a genomic window from Sphingobacterium sp. ML3W.
GATGTTGATATGGGAGCTTTATCCACGGAACAAGATGTGGTCGCTACAAAGTTGCGCGATTCACTTGATAACGTTGGATAGCGAGTTTGTAAAAGTTTTTTTAATCGGTTGTTTATGAAGAATAAACAACCGATTTTTTTTGTGGAGTATTTACGATAGTAAGGGATAGATTGTGCCAGTTAGCGTTGTGCTTACGGATAAGTTTCTCTTTTTGCATTCGTGTGAATTGCCCCAGCTGTAATAGTCTTTTTTCTGCTTGTTCGTTAGATTGGAAATGTTCCATATAAACAATACGTGTCAGGTGCGGACCATTGGGAAATAGTATTTTGCTACTACTTTTTATTTCGTTCATTGTTATGTTGATATCCGATGTAATATCCGCTTTTAAGAATTGTCTATTGCTATCGGTAATGATGTATAAAATGTGTAATTTCATGATTGCGCTAATAAATTTGGTTATTTGTGTTTTTTTTACTAATTTTATTGGCACAATAATACTAATATTTTTAGATATTAAAAAATTAAATTTAAAAAAATATGCCAAACATCGCTTCCAATCTTAAGTTTTTAAGAAAAACGAAAAGACTTACACAACAGCAGTTTGCCGATTTAATGGAGATAAAAAGAGCTTCTGTTGGAGCTTATGAGGAGGATCGTGCGGAACCCAAATATGAGTTGCTAAATAAAATAGCAGAGTTTTATGACATGACAATGGATGAGCTTGCTAACGATGAAATCAACGAAAAATGGCGTCCTGCTCCAAAAAGTAACGCTTCAAACCTTCGTGTGTTAAGTGTGACCGTCGATGGGCAAGATCGTGAAAACATCGAATTGGTTCCAGTAAAAGCTAGTGCAGGATATATGAATGGTTATGCAGATCCTGAATATGTAGCTACTCTTCCAAAGTTTTCGTTACCTATGTTTAATCAGGGTACCTACCGTGCTTTTGAAATCAAAGGA
It includes:
- a CDS encoding XRE family transcriptional regulator; protein product: MPNIASNLKFLRKTKRLTQQQFADLMEIKRASVGAYEEDRAEPKYELLNKIAEFYDMTMDELANDEINEKWRPAPKSNASNLRVLSVTVDGQDRENIELVPVKASAGYMNGYADPEYVATLPKFSLPMFNQGTYRAFEIKGDSMRPLASGSIVVAEYVENWNDIKAAQTYVIVSKDEGVVYKRVAYKFKEDKGLKLLSDNKSYDPYWVEAGDIMEVWRAKAYISTVLPEPNSEPTMETLSTMMAEMQKTINSVVDKG